A window of the Brassica napus cultivar Da-Ae chromosome C5, Da-Ae, whole genome shotgun sequence genome harbors these coding sequences:
- the LOC125586942 gene encoding uncharacterized protein LOC125586942, producing MMDLAPPPDSSEPPGEDLVHQGDWADVVKQGIVGGGSKCVNQIWVTAAQDKKQLRKYEVEVSQKDGVIMVEIPEGIVENSTPLWEDFVVGKFLDLAPHVAKVHMVLNKIWKYGDQSTKIEIFEVNPTTMRFKVSSPKAREKIIRRGMWNVVGVPMIVTKWTPTTEEEAQKEEAIPMWVHLEKVPLHMYSWEGLSFITSTVGLPVKPHPETTACTNLNEAKIFVKVDVSKTLPKEITFTKEDKQFMVKFFYPWLPARCKLCDKWGHSEAVCATKGKGKRIRNASGSPSQARVKEGGGSSPVGGVKEAVTAQKSGGIDVEGNCEGVAVGVGNISMEKNSSQRLGIGVAGGTSEWSRVSPAKSGRSLFTLAQEEVVISASKFAVLSVDEPEEGELIEGKLPSVGEVGNAGTEDIDEIESLENDLLDDNILDQQVQEEIKAGSRRGRKPKAPDANPVKSSRPRRKN from the coding sequence ATGATGGATCTGGCTCCTCCGCCGGATTCTTCAGAGCCGCCAGGGGAAGATTTAGTTCATCAGGGAGATTGGGCTGATGTCGTGAAGCAGGGTATCGTAGGAGGTGGTTCGAAATGTGTGAATCAGATCTGGGTTACGGCGGCGCAGGATAAGAAACAATTGAGGAAATACGAGGTGGAAGTTTCACAGAAGGATGGGGTCATTATGGTTGAGATTCCGGAGGGGATTGTGGAGAACTCTACTCCACTATGGGAAGATTTTGTGGTAGGGAAGTTCTTAGATCTAGCTCCGCATGTCGCTAAGGTTCATATGGTTCTAAATAAGATCTGGAAATATGGAGATCAGTCTACAAAGATTGAGATCTTTGAGGTAAACCCAACGACTATGAGGTTCAAGGTTTCGAGTCCGAAGGCTAGGGAGAAGATAATTCGACGGGGAATGTGGAATGTTGTAGGTGTGCCGATGATTGTGACGAAATGGACACCAACAACAGAGGAGGAGGCTCAGAAAGAGGAAGCTATTCCTATGTGGGTTCATCTGGAGAAGGTTCCTCTTCATATGTACTCGTGGGAAGGGCTTAGCTTCATTACGAGCACAGTCGGCCTTCCTGTGAAGCCACATCCGGAAACCACTGCTTGTACTAATCTAAATGAGGCGAAGATTTTTGTGAAGGTTGATGTTTCTAAAACATTGCCTAAGGAGATCACATTTACTAAAGAGGATAAGCAATTCATGGTGAAGTTCTTTTACCCATGGCTGCCGGCTAGGTGTAAGCTTTGTGATAAGTGGGGACATAGTGAAGCAGTTTGTGCTACAAAGGGTAAGGGGAAGAGGATTAGAAATGCTTCTGGTTCCCCATCTCAAGCTAGAGTTAAAGAAGGGGGAGGTTCTAGTCCTGTTGGTGGAGTGAAGGAAGCAGTTACAGCTCAGAAAAGTGGAGGCATTGATGTTGAAGGCAATTGCGAAGGTGTAGCTGTTGGGGTGGGTAATATCAGTATGGAGAAGAATAGTAGTCAGAGATTGGGCATTGGTGTTGCTGGTGGGACTAGTGAGTGGTCTAGGGTATCTCCAGCTAAGTCAGGCAGGTCTTTATTTACTTTGGCTCAGGAAGAAGTAGTTATTTCTGCATCTAAATTTGCAGTGCTAAGTGTTGATGAACCTGAAGAGGGTGAACTGATAGAAGGGAAGCTACCGTCAGTAGGAGAGGTTGGGAATGCTGGAACTGAGGATATTGATGAGATAGAGAGTCTGGAAAATGATTTATTGGATGATAATATCTTGGATCAGCAGGTCCAAGAGGAGATTAAGGCAGGGTCGAGAAGAGGTAGGAAGCCGAAGGCTCCGGATGCAAATCCGGTTAAGAGCTCAAGGCCTCGTCGGAAAAACTAA